The following proteins are encoded in a genomic region of Brachypodium distachyon strain Bd21 chromosome 1, Brachypodium_distachyon_v3.0, whole genome shotgun sequence:
- the LOC104581937 gene encoding uncharacterized protein LOC104581937, which produces MVTMKRMATQQLASIFLFLFLLAAGEGAASAPSAIIFKTCARASNFSATTNVGYDYCVGVLTADPAAVAAHSTRALAVVATKLALDNVTSTVLVLDNLVYNIARCMGYYGGMNYTVTTALEDIRAGHAEAAAGKFSRAAAESGRCDSALSKGSAKKNPMRKENHDAASLSYTAYGITMEALHAKLLAAPSATITKACAGLSNFTTHADYDFCVGALATDPAAGAAKDARALAVVAANLTAANVSSTLLVLNDLLDSLSHCQSTYKDMSKTVAAAAYYIGTGRAGAASDLLKEAARQPDNCDILLFQGSAKKNPMMKENVDAIELSYLAYAIAMLAGSKNQV; this is translated from the coding sequence ATGGTGACCATGAAGAGGATGGCCACACAGCAGTTGGCCTCAatattcctcttcctcttcctcctcgcagcGGGCGAAGGCGCCGCGAGCGCTCCATCGGCCATCATCTTCAAGACCTGCGCCAGAGCGTCCAACTTCTCCGCGACCACGAACGTGGGCTACGACTACTGCGTGGGCGTGCTGACGGCGGACccagcggcggtggccgccCACAGCACCCGCGCGCTGGCCGTCGTCGCCACGAAGCTTGCGCTGGACAACGTCACGTCGACGGTGCTGGTGCTGGACAATCTTGTCTACAACATCGCGAGGTGCATGGGCTACTACGGCGGGATGAACTACACGGTGACGACGGCGCTAGAGGACATCCGTGCCGGGCACgctgaggcggcggccggaaaaTTCTCCCGTGCCGCAGCCGAGTCCGGCAGGTGTGACTCGGCCTTGTCCAAGGGGAGCGCCAAGAAGAACCCCATGAGGAAGGAGAACCACGACGCTGCGTCCTTGTCCTACACGGCGTACGGCATCACCATGGAGGCGCTGCACGCAAAACTCCTCGCCGCGCCATCGGCGACCATAACGAAGGCGTGCGCCGGGCTTTCAAACTTCACCACGCACGCGGACTACGACTTCTGCGTGGGCGCGCTCGCGACGgacccggcggccggcgctgccAAGGATGCCCGCGCGCTGGCCGTCGTCGCGGCGAACCTCACCGCGGCCAACGTCTCCTCGACACTGCTCGTGCTCAACGACCTCCTCGACAGCCTCTCTCATTGCCAGAGCACCTACAAGGACATGAGCAAGAcggtggcggccgcggcgtACTACATCGGCACCGggcgcgccggcgcggcgtCCGACTTGCTCAAAGAAGCTGCCCGCCAGCCCGACAACTGCGACATTCTATTGTTCCAGGGGAGCGCCAAGAAGAACCCGATGATGAAGGAGAACGTCGATGCCATTGAACTGTCTTACTTGGCATATGCCATCGCCATGCTGGCTGGGtctaaaaatcaagtttga
- the LOC100832810 gene encoding anthranilate synthase alpha subunit 1, chloroplastic, with amino-acid sequence MPASLSMRLAPLSPPSSGRVAPSPSLLPTHGHITAVGCRANAPPCPPPQLPPQPHSAGRFFVGCRATTAATFQKLDPVAVREEEATFRNAAAAGHNLLPLKRCIFSDHLTPVLAYRCLVREDDREAPSFLFESVEQGSQGTNVGRYSVVGAQPAMEIVAKANQVTVMDHEMKSKKEQYAADPMEIPRDIMEQWNPQVTEGLPDAFCGGWVGFFSYDTVRYVETKKLPFSMAPQDDRNLPDIHLGLYNDVVVFDHVEKKTHVIHWVRVDCYHSVDEAYEDGKNRLEALLSRLHSRNVPTLSAGSVKLNVGHFGSALQKSSMSSEDYKKAVVQAKEHILAGDIFQVVLSQRFERRTFADPFEVYRALRIVNPSPYMAYLQARGCILVASSPEILTRVEKRTIVNRPLAGTIRRGKTKAEDKVLEQLLLSDEKQCAEHIMLVDLGRNDVGKVSKPGSVKVEKLMNVERYSHVMHISSTVTGELRDDLTCWDALRAALPVGTVSGAPKVRAMELIDEMEGKMRGPYSGGFGGISFRGDMDIALALRTIVFPTGSRFDTMYSYADSSARQEWVAHLQAGAGIVADSKPDDEHQECLNKAAGLARAIDLAESTFLDEQSVSV; translated from the exons ATGCCCGCATCTCTGTCAATGCGCCTCGCGCCcctctcgccgccgtcgagcgGGCGGGTCGCGCCGTCGCCTTCGCTGCTGCCGACGCACGGACACATCACCGCCGTCGGCTGTCGCGCTAATGCCCCGCCGTGCCCTCCTCCGCAGCTCCCGCCGCAGCCACACTCCGCCGGGCGCTTCTTCGTGGGGTGccgcgccaccaccgccgccaccttccaaAAACTTGACCCCGTCG CGgtgagagaggaggaggccacaTTCAggaacgcggcggcggcggggcacaACCTGCTTCCGCTCAAGCGATGCATCTTCTCCGACCACCTCACCCCCGTGCTCGCCTACCGCTGCCTCGTCAGGGAGGACGACCGCGAGGCCCCAAGCTTCCTCTTCGAGTCCGTCGAGCAGGGCTCCCAAGGCACCAATGTG GGGAGATACAGCGTGGTCGGGGCACAGCCTGCCATGGAGATCGTTGCAAAGGCCAATCAGGTGACGGTGATGGACCATGAGATGAAGTCTAAGAAGGAGCAGTATGCCGCTGATCCGATGGAGATCCCCAGGGACATCATGGAACAGTGGAATCCACAGGTTACTGAAGGCCTCCCTGATGCCTTTTGTG GAGGATGGGTTGGATTCTTCTCATATGATACAGTGCGTTATGTTGAGACAAAGAAGCTTCCATTTTCTATGGCGCCACAGGATGACAGGAACCTCCCTGACATTCATTTAGGCCTCTACAATGACGTAGTCGTGTTTGATCATGTTGAAAAG AAAACACATGTTATCCATTGGGTGAGGGTAGACTGTTATCACTCAGTTGATGAAGCATATGAAGATGGAAAAAATCGGCTGGAAGCTTTATTATCAAGATTGCATAGCCGTAATGT CCCAACTCTTTCTGCTGGTTCTGTTAAACTTAATGTCGGCCACTTCGGCTCAGCACTACAGAAATCATCAATGTCAAGTGAGGACTACAAGAAGGCTGTTGTGCAAGCGAAAGAGCACATTCTAGCAGGCGACATTTTCCAAGTAGTCCTAAGCCAACGTTTTGAGAGGAGGACATTCGCGGACCCCTTTGAGGTGTATCGCGCATTGCGCATTGTCAATCCTAGCCCATACATGGCCTATCTACAG GCACGAGGGTGTATTCTTGTAGCATCTAGTCCTGAGATTCTTACTCGGGTGGAAAAG AGGACAATTGTCAACCGACCACTTGCTGGAACAATTAGGAGAGGGAAAACGAAAGCAGAAGACAAGGTTTTGGAACAGCTGCTGTTGAGTGACGAAAAGCAGTGTGCTGAGCATATTATGTTGGTAGATCTTGGACGGAATGATGTCGGAAAG GTATCCAAACCAGGTAGCGTAAAGGTGGAGAAACTGATGAATGTTGAGCGATATTCACATGTCATGCACATTAGCTCAACC GTTACTGGGGAGCTGCGCGATGATCTTACATGTTGGGATGCCCTGCGAGCTGCATTGCCTGTTGGAACAGTCAGTGGTGCTCCCAAG GTGAGAGCGATGGAGCTGATCGACGAGATGGAAGGGAAGATGCGTGGTCCTTACAGCGGTGGCTTCGGTGGGATCTCCTTCCGGGGCGACATGGATATTGCCCTCGCCCTGCGGACCATAGTCTTCCCGACAGGGTCCCGGTTCGACACAATGTACTCGTACGCTGACAGTAGCGCGCGCCAGGAGTGGGTGGCACACCTCCAGGCCGGAGCAGGGATCGTGGCCGACAGCAAGCCAGACGACGAGCACCAGGAGTGCCTAAACAAGGCAGCCGGCCTTGCTCGCGCCATTGATCTCGCTGAATCCACATTCCTGGATGAGCAGTCAGTGTCAGTCTAG
- the LOC100832621 gene encoding zinc finger CCCH domain-containing protein 25: MNPLTQVKRTQVINQKEAALGLSEDASWHAKFKDSAYVFVGGVPYDLTEGDLLAVFAQYGEVVDVNLVRDKATGKSKGFAFVAYEDQRSTVLAVDNLNGAKVLGRIIRVDHVDKYKKKEEEDEDELQKKREERGVCYAFQKGECNRGDACRYSHDEQRNANTGWGSKEDINPKWEHDRHRDPPNKGEFRGVCYAFQKGECSRGDSCRFSHDEQVAVQARGICYAFQKGECNRGASCRFSHDEERNADAGRSSKEDRNARRDQDRHLDPPKSHKKFPSSAADQSFPDRTEEESRPANREGQSSRSEVYRDRDSRVKHGDRSTKDSDRRHEKSPERSRGERHRSDDRYMQEREERSESKRSRNDRDSGGRYERRGDEEAERYGKSWR; encoded by the exons ATGAATCCCCTGACGCAGGTGAAGCGGACGCAGGTGATAAACCagaaggaggcggcgctgggcCTCAGCGAGGACGCCTCGTGGCACGCCAAGTTCAAGGACTCCGCCTACGTcttcgtcggcggcgtccCCTACGACCTCACCGAGGGcgacctcctcgccgtcttcgcgCA GTACGGCGAGGTGGTCGATGTGAACCTCGTGCGCGACAAGGCCACCGGCAAATCCAAGGGATTCGCCTTCGTCGCCTATGAAGACCAGAGGAGCACGGTTCTTGCTGTCG ATAACCTGAATGGAGCTAAAGTTCTTGGGAGGATCATAAGGGTTGACCATGTGGACAAGtacaagaagaaggaggaggaggacgaggatgagctgcagaagaagagggaggagcgCGGCGTGTGCTATGCTTTCCAGAAAGGCGAGTGCAACCGCGGAGATGCGTGCAGATACTCTCATGATGAGCAG AGAAATGCAAACACTGGTTGGGGTTCTAAGGAGGATATCAACCCCAAATGGGAGCATGACAGACACCGTGATCCACCAAATAAGGGGGAGTTCCGTGGCGTCTGCTAcgctttccagaaaggtgaaTGCAGTCGTGGAGATTCCTGCAGATTTTCGCATGATGAGCAGGTAGCTGTCCAGGCTCGTGGTATCTGCTATGCTTTCCAGAAAGGCGAGTGCAATCGTGGAGCTTCCTGCAGATTTTCACATGATGAAGAG AGAAATGCAGATGCTGGTCGGAGTTCTAAGGAGGACAGGAATGCAAGACGGGACCAGGACAGACACCTTGATCCACCAAAGAGCCATAAAAAATTCCCCTCAAGTGCCGCTGACCAAAGTTTCCCTGACAGGACTGAAGAAGAGTCGAGACCAGCGAATAGGGAAGGTCAATCTTCAAGATCAGAGGTGTACAGAGACCGAGATTCTAGGGTGAAACATGGTGATAGAAGCACAAAAGATAGTGACAGGCGGCATGAAAAATCTCCCGAGAGATCCAGAGGCGAGAGACACAGAAGCGATGACAGATATAtgcaagaaagagaagaacGATCTGAGAGCAAGCGGTCAAGGAACGACAGAGATTCTGGTGGCCGTTACGAAAGGAGGGGTGATGAAGAGGCAGAACGGTATGGGAAATCGTGGAGATGA
- the LOC100825386 gene encoding non-specific phospholipase C1 yields the protein MAGQRRGGRHLLVGALLLALVVSAHCLDSHHGRGLKRRRRKHEIHSPIKTVVVVVMENRSFDHVLGWLRGQRPDIDGLTGKESNRLNASDPSSPEIFVTDKAGYVDSDPGHGFEDIREQIFGSADTSAVPPPMSGFAQNARGMGLGMPQNVMSGFTPDSVPVYASLAEEFAVFDRWFASVPTSTQPNRLFVHSATSHGLTFNARKDLINGFPQKTIFDSLEENGLSFGIYYQNIPATLFYQSLRRLKHLVKFHQYSLKFKLDAWRGKLPNYAVIEQRYFDCKEFPANDDHPSHDVARGQRFVKEVYETLRASPQWNETALIITYDEHGGFYDHVPTPVVGVPQPDGIVGPDPYYFKFERLGVRVPSFLISPWIEKGTVIHEPNGPTPTSQYEHSSIPATVKKLFGLHSNFLTKRDAWAGTFENYFKIRKTPRTDCPEKLPEVLKSLRPFGPDEDKSLSEFQVELIQLASQLNGDHVLNTYPDIGKTMTVVEANRYAEDAVARFLEAGRIALRAGANESALVTMRPALTSRAAMSTGLSAEL from the exons ATGGCCGGACAGCGCCGCGGGGGGCGGCACCTCCTAGTGGGGGCCCTCCTCCTGGCCCTGGTCGTCTCGGCCCACTGCCTGGACTCGCACCACGGCCGCGGGCTgaagcggcgccgccggaagCACGAGATCCACTCGCCGATCAagacggtggtggtggtcgtcATGGAGAACCGCAGCTTCGACCACGTCCTGGGCTGGCTCCGCGGCCAGCGCCCCGACATCGACGGCCTCACGGGCAAGGAGTCCAACCGCCTCAACGCCTCCGACCCGTCCTCCCCCGAGATCTTCGTCACCGACAAGGCCGGGTACGTCGACTCCGACCCCGGCCACGGCTTCGAGGACATCCGCGAGCAGATCTTCGGCTCCGCCGACacctccgccgtgccgccccCCATGTCCGGCTTCGCCCAGAACGCGCGCGGCATGGGCCTCGGCATGCCGCAGAACGTCATGAGCGGCTTCACGCCGGACTCCGTCCCCGTCTACGCCTCGCTCGCTGAAGAGTTCGCTGTATTCGACCGCTGGTTCGCCTCCGTGCCCACCTCCACGCAGCCCAACCGCCTCTTCGTCCACTCGGCGACCTCCCACGGCCTCACCTTCAACGCGCGCAAGGACCTCATTAATGGATTCCCCCAGAAGACCATCTTCGATAGCCTCGAGGAGAACGGCCTGTCCTTCGGCATCTACTACCAGAACATCCCGGCCACGCTCTTCTACCAGAGCCTTCGCCGGCTCAAGCACCTTGTCAAGTTCCACCAATACAGCCTCAAGTTCAAGCTGGACGCATGGCGGGGGAAGCTCCCGAATTATGCGGTGATTGAGCAGAGGTACTTTGATTGCAAGGAGTTCCCGGCAAACGATGACCATCCATCGCATGATGTTGCGAGGGGGCAGAGGTTTGTCAAGGAAGTCTACGAGACACTGCGAGCGAGCCCACAGTGGAATGAGACGGCTCTGATCATCACCTATGATGAGCATGGTGGGTTCTATGACCATGTTCCCACACCGGTAGTCGGAGTGCCCCAGCCTGATGGGATTGTTGGCCCTGACCCTTACTACTTCAAATTTGAGCGGCTCGGGGTGCGTGTGCCCAGCTTCCTCATCTCGCCGTGGATTGAGAAGGGCACTG TGATCCATGAACCAAATGGTCCGACGCCAACCTCACAATATGAACATTCATCCATTCCTGCAACAGTAAAGAAGCTATTTGGTTTACATTCTAACTTCCTGACAAAGAGGGATGCATGGGCAGGGACCTTTGAGAATTACTTCAAAATTCGAAAAACACCAAGAACTGATTGTCCAG AGAAACTCCCAGAGGTCTTAAAGTCTCTGCGACCATTTGGCCCTGATGAAGATAAATCTCTCTCGGAATTTCAAGTCGAGTTGATTCAACTTGCCTCTCAGCTAAATGGTGATCATGTACTCAACACCTATCCAGATATTGGCAAGACAATGACTGTAGTGGAAGCAAACCGCTATGCAGAGGATGCTGTCGCTAGATTcctggaagctggaaggatTGCTCTTAGGGCTGGTGCAAACGAATCTGCTCTGGTGACAATGAGGCCTGCACTCACCAGCAGAGCCGCAATGTCCACTGGTTTATCAGCTGAACTCTGA